One window from the genome of Marinobacter sp. es.048 encodes:
- a CDS encoding HlyC/CorC family transporter encodes MSDDQSSRSQGGKSWLERISQAFSSGPESVEDVLEILRDAESQNIIDVDAMSIIEGAMQVIDMRVDEIMIPRSQMVTVKASQEPKEFLGEIMDSAHSRFPVIGDSQDDVIGVLLAKDLLPLALNNDLNWNRIREILRPPTFVPESKRLNQLLKEFKENRNHMAIVVDEYGGTAGLITIEDVLEQIVGEIEDEHDFDEETHIKARGDGSYAVKAVTPIDDFNEFFETEMDEEEFDTIGGVVLKEFGHLPRRGESVEFGGLRFTIANADNRVIRLLQVTRSEQ; translated from the coding sequence ATGAGCGACGATCAGTCGAGTCGCAGTCAGGGCGGCAAGTCCTGGCTGGAACGTATATCACAGGCCTTCTCCAGCGGGCCTGAGTCCGTTGAGGACGTGCTGGAAATCCTGCGGGACGCCGAGTCCCAGAACATCATCGATGTCGATGCCATGAGCATCATCGAAGGTGCCATGCAGGTGATCGACATGCGAGTGGATGAGATCATGATTCCCCGCTCACAGATGGTCACCGTCAAGGCTTCCCAGGAGCCCAAAGAGTTCCTGGGCGAAATCATGGATTCTGCACACAGCCGGTTCCCGGTCATCGGGGACAGCCAGGACGACGTGATTGGCGTTCTTCTGGCCAAGGACCTGCTTCCCCTGGCCCTGAACAACGATCTGAACTGGAACCGTATCCGGGAAATACTGCGCCCGCCCACCTTCGTGCCCGAGAGCAAACGCCTTAACCAGCTGCTCAAGGAGTTCAAGGAAAACCGCAACCATATGGCCATTGTGGTGGATGAATACGGCGGCACCGCCGGGTTGATCACCATTGAAGACGTGCTTGAACAGATTGTTGGTGAAATTGAAGACGAGCACGATTTTGATGAAGAAACCCACATCAAGGCCCGGGGCGATGGCAGCTACGCCGTAAAAGCAGTAACCCCCATTGATGATTTCAATGAGTTCTTCGAGACCGAAATGGACGAAGAGGAATTCGATACCATTGGTGGTGTGGTTCTCAAGGAATTCGGACACCTGCCCAGACGGGGCGAATCGGTTGAATTTGGCGGCTTGCGCTTTACCATTGCCAACGCCGATAACCGCGTAATCCGTCTGCTGCAGGTAACCCGAAGTGAACAGTGA